Proteins from a single region of Undibacterium sp. KW1:
- a CDS encoding HNH endonuclease, with product MNEDLKSSETAAQPLTKWADLTMHTLRMVVAYDPDTQSKRLCLLGPLSLAQRRILAREEFYEEQGLLFRDELNFGLTQLAAIFPYVRVVNKLASEIGVLVNELPALQQELKKMAALRPTIVTTASSAENLLQVPLSRPVLSIEPVPFSSRFSSVRSHLGHAEFNRLKKAVFVRAGYRCEICLENGFEQGHQHPVECHEVFEYDETRGTQKITALMSLCPRCHSVKNIELSRAKSDEEFEAAMAHLARINGWSKPQAQTYYQHALHVWKERSKKSWELNLDLLDGTGLQFPGEDKQVVKRPKRGREVGSKLPFLSQLPLNSMKLFSIAGAQKEG from the coding sequence ATGAATGAGGACTTGAAATCTTCAGAAACCGCAGCTCAGCCACTGACCAAGTGGGCGGATTTGACGATGCACACCTTGCGTATGGTGGTGGCCTATGACCCTGATACGCAAAGCAAGCGCTTGTGCTTACTCGGCCCCTTGTCACTGGCGCAGCGCCGCATCCTGGCGCGTGAAGAGTTTTATGAAGAGCAGGGACTGCTGTTCAGGGATGAATTGAATTTTGGCCTGACGCAACTGGCTGCCATATTCCCGTATGTCCGCGTAGTCAACAAGCTGGCCAGTGAAATTGGTGTGCTCGTCAATGAATTGCCTGCCTTGCAGCAGGAATTGAAGAAAATGGCGGCCCTGCGTCCGACTATCGTCACTACCGCTTCGAGCGCAGAAAACCTGTTGCAGGTGCCCTTGAGCCGTCCGGTACTGTCTATAGAGCCTGTCCCATTTTCCAGCCGTTTTTCCAGTGTCCGCAGCCACCTTGGCCACGCAGAATTCAACCGTCTCAAAAAGGCGGTTTTTGTTCGCGCCGGGTACCGTTGTGAGATATGTCTGGAAAATGGTTTTGAACAAGGCCATCAACACCCGGTTGAATGCCATGAAGTGTTTGAATACGACGAAACCAGGGGAACGCAGAAAATCACAGCCCTGATGAGTTTATGCCCTCGTTGCCACTCGGTCAAAAATATAGAGCTGAGCAGGGCCAAGAGTGATGAAGAATTCGAAGCAGCGATGGCGCATTTGGCGAGGATCAATGGCTGGAGCAAACCGCAGGCACAGACTTATTACCAGCATGCCCTGCATGTATGGAAAGAACGTTCAAAAAAATCCTGGGAATTGAATCTGGATTTGCTTGATGGTACAGGCTTGCAGTTTCCTGGGGAGGATAAACAGGTGGTAAAGCGCCCAAAGCGGGGACGTGAAGTCGGCTCCAAGCTGCCTTTTCTATCCCAGCTCCCACTGAACAGCATGAAATTGTTTTCTATAGCGGGTGCCCAGAAAGAGGGTTGA